One segment of Candidatus Rokuibacteriota bacterium DNA contains the following:
- a CDS encoding branched-chain amino acid ABC transporter permease, whose protein sequence is MDLVLQLLATGLVVGSLYALCALGWGLIYGTTLHFHVAHGAVFALAAYYAYVGQKLLHLPLLAAVAAAVLAAAATGLLIDLLVYQQLEKRGAFRTSIFISSLGLLIVLENVLAIVFTPDPMRMDIGSLSTAVIIGPVFLTYLHILTVVLVVAGYGLLAAFLKWSRWGQAIRAVSSSPEMARTVGINLGKVHLLTYAIGSAISAPAGILVAMDVGAEPFRGTRFVLLASVGVIMGGIGSIPGAMLGGLFLGLLENLGIWKLPSEWQSAISFGVFLVFILVRPRGFFGRTIHSAEI, encoded by the coding sequence GTGGACCTCGTCCTCCAGCTCCTCGCCACCGGGCTCGTGGTGGGCAGCCTCTACGCCCTCTGCGCGCTCGGCTGGGGGCTGATCTACGGGACGACGCTGCACTTCCATGTGGCCCACGGCGCGGTCTTCGCGCTGGCGGCCTACTACGCCTACGTCGGGCAGAAGCTCCTGCACCTGCCCCTGCTCGCGGCGGTCGCCGCCGCCGTCCTGGCGGCGGCCGCCACCGGGCTCCTGATCGACCTTCTCGTCTACCAGCAGCTCGAGAAGCGCGGCGCATTCCGCACGAGCATCTTCATCTCCTCGCTGGGGCTCCTGATCGTGCTGGAGAACGTGCTTGCCATCGTCTTCACGCCCGATCCCATGCGGATGGACATCGGCTCGCTCAGCACCGCCGTCATCATCGGGCCCGTCTTCCTCACCTACCTGCACATCCTGACGGTCGTCCTCGTCGTCGCCGGCTACGGGCTGTTGGCGGCCTTCCTCAAGTGGTCCCGGTGGGGCCAGGCCATCCGTGCCGTGTCGAGCAGCCCGGAGATGGCGCGCACCGTGGGCATCAACCTGGGGAAGGTCCACCTCCTCACCTACGCCATCGGCTCGGCCATCTCCGCGCCCGCCGGCATCCTGGTCGCCATGGACGTGGGCGCCGAGCCGTTCCGCGGCACGCGGTTCGTGCTGCTGGCCTCGGTGGGCGTCATCATGGGCGGCATCGGCTCGATCCCGGGGGCGATGCTCGGCGGCCTCTTCCTGGGCCTGCTGGAGAACCTCGGCATATGGAAGCTGCCGTCGGAGTGGCAGTCGGCCATCAGCTTCGGCGTCTTCCTCGTCTTCATCCTCGTACGGCCGCGCGGCTTCTTCGGCCGCACGATCCACTCTGCGGAGATCTGA
- a CDS encoding ABC transporter ATP-binding protein, whose translation MTPPSNPPSLASPSILAVRDVTMRFGGIVALDDVSFDMTAGQIVGLIGPNGAGKTTLFNCLSRLYSPTRGDIFFEGRSMLRGNPHQIAARGVGRTFQNLALFPTMTVLQNVMVGVHSRTRSDFLSNALRLPWVTAEERAIRNAAMEVIAFLDLEDVAQHPAGGLPFGTLKRVELARALAGRPKLLLLDEPASGLNHEEVAALAELLRAIRDARGVTVLLVEHHMGLVMQVSDKVVVLDFGRKIAEGSPAKVQKNTDVIKAYLGSDD comes from the coding sequence ATGACGCCACCTTCGAACCCGCCCAGCTTGGCAAGCCCGTCCATCCTGGCCGTCCGGGACGTCACCATGCGCTTCGGCGGCATCGTGGCGCTCGACGACGTGTCCTTCGACATGACGGCCGGCCAGATCGTGGGCCTGATCGGCCCCAACGGCGCCGGCAAGACCACGCTCTTCAACTGCCTGAGTCGCCTCTACTCGCCAACCCGCGGTGACATTTTCTTCGAGGGGCGCTCGATGCTGCGCGGCAACCCGCACCAGATCGCGGCACGAGGCGTCGGGCGCACCTTCCAGAACCTGGCCCTGTTCCCGACAATGACCGTGCTCCAGAACGTCATGGTCGGCGTCCACAGCCGCACGCGAAGCGACTTCCTGAGCAACGCGCTCCGGCTGCCGTGGGTCACTGCCGAGGAGCGTGCCATACGCAACGCCGCCATGGAGGTGATCGCCTTCCTCGACCTCGAGGATGTGGCCCAGCACCCCGCCGGGGGCCTGCCCTTCGGGACACTCAAGCGCGTCGAGCTTGCGCGGGCGCTCGCCGGCCGGCCCAAGCTCCTGCTCCTCGACGAGCCGGCGAGCGGGCTCAACCACGAAGAGGTTGCCGCGCTCGCCGAGCTCCTGCGGGCGATCCGCGATGCCCGGGGCGTCACCGTGCTGCTGGTCGAGCACCACATGGGCCTTGTCATGCAGGTCTCGGACAAGGTCGTCGTGCTCGATTTCGGCCGGAAGATCGCCGAGGGCTCACCGGCCAAGGTGCAGAAGAACACCGATGTGATCAAGGCCTACCTCGGGAGCGATGACTGA
- a CDS encoding SDR family oxidoreductase, protein MLDLGLGGKVAIITGGSEGLGRAAAQRLAAEGARVAICARRPDVLESTAVGIRAAGGQVLARSVDVTQADQIEKFVGEVVREWGGVDILVNNAGTSAAASFEAVDDDAWVHDLELKLLSAVRLCRLSIPHMKKRGGGRIINVTNLGAKTPAARGLPTSVSRAAGINLTKSLANEYAADKILVNTICIGLVKSAQWERRAKGDLDAFYKDIAKRVPIGRVGEAEEFADLVAFLVSARAAFITGTAINFDGGMASVV, encoded by the coding sequence ATGCTCGATCTCGGACTCGGCGGCAAGGTGGCCATCATCACGGGCGGAAGCGAAGGGCTCGGGCGCGCGGCCGCCCAGAGACTCGCCGCCGAAGGGGCGCGCGTGGCCATCTGCGCGCGGCGGCCCGACGTGCTCGAGAGCACGGCGGTGGGCATACGCGCGGCGGGCGGGCAGGTGCTGGCACGCTCGGTCGATGTCACCCAGGCGGACCAGATCGAGAAATTCGTCGGCGAGGTCGTGCGCGAGTGGGGCGGGGTGGACATCCTCGTCAACAACGCCGGCACCTCGGCCGCCGCGTCCTTCGAGGCGGTGGACGACGACGCCTGGGTGCACGACCTGGAGCTCAAGCTGTTGTCGGCGGTGCGCCTGTGCCGGCTCTCCATCCCGCACATGAAGAAGCGCGGCGGCGGGCGCATCATCAACGTCACCAACCTGGGCGCGAAGACCCCGGCCGCCCGCGGGCTGCCGACCAGCGTCTCTCGCGCGGCCGGGATCAACCTGACCAAGTCCCTCGCCAACGAGTACGCGGCGGACAAGATCCTCGTGAACACGATCTGTATCGGGCTGGTCAAGAGCGCCCAGTGGGAGCGCCGCGCCAAGGGCGACCTCGACGCCTTCTACAAGGACATCGCCAAGCGCGTGCCCATCGGGCGCGTTGGCGAAGCCGAAGAATTCGCCGACCTCGTGGCCTTCCTGGTCTCGGCGCGCGCCGCGTTCATCACCGGCACGGCCATCAACTTCGACGGCGGCATGGCGAGCGTGGTTTAG
- a CDS encoding ABC transporter ATP-binding protein, with protein MAAPIMTIEKVSKAFGGIHAVEECSFEVPPGLITGLIGPNGAGKTTVFNLITGFLRADGGSIRYKGEELLGLAPHQVEARGVVRTFQHLRLWGKMTVLENVLLGCRTPLGENVLTLFLRPGRVRAEEAAARERAMEVLHFFALAGRAHELAEDLAYPEQKLLSMARIFATNAEILLLDEPTSGLDTDSLQKIVPMVRRLVEHGKTVLLIEHNMELISQLSDEVVFLHQGRVMARGRAEQITRDPALTEIYFGA; from the coding sequence ATGGCCGCGCCCATCATGACGATCGAGAAGGTGTCCAAGGCCTTCGGCGGTATCCACGCCGTGGAGGAGTGCAGCTTCGAAGTGCCGCCCGGCCTGATCACGGGCCTCATCGGCCCGAACGGGGCGGGGAAGACCACGGTGTTCAACCTGATCACCGGCTTCCTGCGCGCCGACGGCGGCTCGATCCGCTACAAGGGCGAGGAGCTCCTGGGGCTCGCCCCCCACCAGGTCGAGGCGCGCGGCGTCGTGCGCACCTTCCAGCACCTCAGGCTCTGGGGCAAGATGACCGTGCTCGAGAACGTGCTGCTGGGCTGCCGGACGCCGCTCGGAGAGAACGTCTTGACGCTCTTCCTGCGCCCGGGGCGCGTGCGCGCCGAGGAGGCCGCCGCGCGCGAGCGCGCCATGGAGGTGCTGCATTTCTTCGCCCTGGCCGGCCGCGCCCACGAGCTGGCCGAGGACCTGGCCTACCCCGAGCAGAAGCTTCTCTCGATGGCGCGCATCTTCGCCACCAACGCCGAGATCCTGCTGCTCGACGAGCCCACCTCGGGGCTCGATACCGACTCCCTCCAGAAGATCGTGCCGATGGTTCGCCGCCTTGTCGAGCACGGCAAGACCGTGCTCCTCATCGAGCACAACATGGAGCTGATCTCGCAGCTGTCGGACGAAGTCGTCTTCCTCCACCAGGGGCGCGTCATGGCGCGGGGCCGGGCCGAGCAGATCACGCGCGACCCGGCGTTGACCGAGATCTACTTCGGGGCGTGA
- a CDS encoding ABC transporter substrate-binding protein: MLKRVPVLTAVLALALALAAAAHAQQPPVKIGAILPLTGSGASYGVWMKGGAEMATEEINAAGGIGGRKLEVIYEDHAADASKAVNGMRRLVEVEKVPFTLTSYSAPTLAIQPIGAQNKVVMMNGGGQSDNLANKEYLYNNIPVVSNEVGVLADWLTKEKKFKAAVVIVANDEAGRNAAKTFRGKFTADGGRVLAEEQVALDGNDFRAQLAKLKAAGGDLLFISSYGRNVAIIADQARELGITLPMAATSWILIPEVFKSKGAEGMLVTRLPFNPDSPFARKFKDRYKTDAGFFAVQYYSGTKIFARAAEEAMKKSGGKLDGEGVKNAIESLKAFDTISGKLVFQPNHAAIMDIEVGVLKGGKVEVEKTLKANP; the protein is encoded by the coding sequence ATGCTCAAGCGTGTGCCCGTCCTCACCGCTGTTCTTGCCCTTGCCCTTGCCCTGGCAGCGGCCGCCCATGCGCAGCAGCCGCCCGTCAAGATCGGCGCCATCCTGCCGCTCACCGGCTCGGGCGCCTCGTACGGCGTCTGGATGAAGGGCGGCGCCGAGATGGCCACGGAGGAGATCAACGCGGCCGGCGGGATCGGCGGCCGGAAGCTCGAGGTGATCTACGAGGACCACGCGGCCGACGCCTCCAAGGCCGTCAACGGCATGCGGCGCCTCGTCGAGGTCGAGAAGGTCCCCTTCACGCTCACCTCGTACTCCGCGCCCACGCTGGCGATCCAGCCCATCGGCGCCCAGAACAAAGTCGTGATGATGAACGGCGGCGGCCAGTCCGACAACCTGGCCAACAAGGAGTACCTCTACAACAACATCCCCGTTGTCTCCAACGAGGTCGGCGTGCTGGCCGACTGGCTGACCAAGGAGAAGAAGTTCAAGGCGGCGGTCGTGATCGTGGCCAACGACGAGGCAGGCCGCAACGCGGCGAAGACCTTCCGCGGGAAGTTCACCGCGGACGGCGGCCGCGTGCTGGCCGAGGAGCAGGTGGCGCTCGACGGCAACGACTTCCGCGCCCAGCTGGCCAAGCTCAAGGCCGCGGGCGGCGACCTCCTGTTCATCTCCTCCTACGGGCGCAACGTGGCCATCATCGCGGATCAGGCCCGCGAGCTCGGCATCACGCTCCCCATGGCAGCGACCTCCTGGATCCTGATTCCGGAGGTGTTCAAGTCCAAGGGCGCGGAAGGGATGCTGGTCACACGCCTGCCCTTCAATCCCGACTCGCCCTTCGCCCGCAAGTTCAAGGACAGGTACAAGACCGACGCGGGCTTCTTCGCGGTCCAGTACTACAGCGGCACGAAGATCTTCGCCCGCGCGGCCGAGGAGGCGATGAAGAAGAGCGGCGGCAAGCTCGACGGCGAGGGGGTCAAGAACGCCATCGAGTCGCTCAAGGCCTTCGACACGATTTCGGGCAAGCTCGTCTTCCAGCCCAACCACGCCGCCATCATGGACATCGAGGTGGGCGTGCTCAAGGGCGGGAAGGTCGAGGTGGAGAAGACCCTCAAGGCCAACCCCTAG
- a CDS encoding ABC transporter ATP-binding protein, whose amino-acid sequence MTETLLDVRDLEAGYGKKTVLHGVSFRVGEGEIVALLGHNGAGKSTTLKTVLGLLPARAGSVRFAGEEWGNGDPAANVKRGLALVPQGRGVFPDLSVVENLMLGAYTQGDRTGALQRMDEVLELFPMLAERRGQRVGTMSGGQQQMVAVGTALMQRPRLMMMDEPSIGLAPVLVRRVLETAVQINRRFGTAIVLVEQNIKTALGMAGRAYVMKSGRIVLEKPAAELLAAQDSWWELY is encoded by the coding sequence GTGACCGAGACGCTGCTCGACGTCCGCGACCTCGAAGCCGGCTACGGGAAGAAGACCGTGCTGCACGGCGTGTCCTTCCGCGTGGGCGAGGGCGAGATCGTCGCCCTCCTCGGCCACAACGGCGCCGGCAAGTCCACCACGCTCAAGACGGTGCTGGGCCTCCTGCCCGCGCGGGCGGGCAGCGTGCGCTTCGCCGGCGAGGAGTGGGGCAACGGCGACCCCGCCGCCAACGTGAAGCGCGGGCTGGCGCTCGTGCCGCAGGGACGCGGCGTCTTCCCCGACCTGAGCGTGGTCGAGAACCTCATGCTGGGCGCCTACACCCAGGGCGACCGGACCGGCGCCCTCCAGCGCATGGACGAGGTCCTCGAGCTCTTCCCGATGCTCGCCGAGCGCCGCGGCCAGCGCGTGGGCACCATGTCGGGCGGCCAGCAGCAGATGGTCGCCGTGGGCACGGCCCTCATGCAGCGACCGCGTCTCATGATGATGGACGAGCCGTCCATCGGGCTCGCGCCGGTGCTCGTCCGGCGCGTGCTGGAGACGGCGGTCCAGATCAACCGGCGCTTCGGCACGGCCATCGTGCTGGTTGAGCAGAACATCAAGACGGCGCTCGGCATGGCGGGCCGCGCCTACGTGATGAAATCGGGGCGCATCGTGCTCGAGAAGCCGGCCGCCGAGCTCCTGGCCGCGCAGGACTCCTGGTGGGAGCTCTACTGA
- a CDS encoding cache domain-containing protein: MKLRLTFGIFPKLLLTMLVVTLIPLGAIWYLDYRAESESLSRQIEQRLSSQADTMVGYVDAWVDMNVRMLRQNAALDDMSSMDAKKQKPLLRAIVAEYKWVYLAFTIAPDGNNIGRNDEEAPRFYGDRGYFKQAIEGRQVGQEVVISRTTGQPAAILSVPVWRLDKVVGVLAAGTSVTDVSTTITNVKIGQSGFVFLVDDQGKVIAHPSARDSLKAHPAVAGLGAEPKRQIIFAEASRKRVIAVAEKTKYGWTLVALQDYDEAYAPLALANRNALILLGITVLFVLLVSYALASGLTQPIRRLTQIADGISRGNLGARIVETKRSDEIGSLARAIERLRASVKLAVERLGTR, from the coding sequence ATGAAGCTGCGGCTGACTTTCGGCATCTTCCCCAAGCTCCTGCTGACCATGCTTGTGGTGACGCTGATCCCGCTGGGCGCCATCTGGTACCTCGACTACCGCGCCGAATCGGAGAGCCTCTCGCGTCAGATCGAGCAGCGCCTGAGCAGCCAGGCGGACACCATGGTCGGCTACGTGGATGCGTGGGTGGACATGAACGTGCGCATGCTGCGACAGAACGCGGCCCTCGACGACATGTCCTCGATGGACGCGAAGAAGCAGAAACCGCTCCTGCGCGCCATCGTCGCCGAGTACAAGTGGGTCTACCTCGCCTTCACCATCGCCCCCGACGGCAACAACATCGGGCGGAACGACGAGGAGGCGCCGCGCTTCTACGGCGACCGGGGCTACTTCAAGCAGGCCATCGAGGGGCGCCAGGTGGGCCAGGAGGTCGTCATCAGCCGCACGACGGGACAGCCCGCCGCCATCCTCTCGGTGCCGGTCTGGCGGCTCGACAAGGTCGTGGGCGTGCTCGCGGCGGGCACGAGCGTCACCGACGTCAGCACCACCATCACCAACGTGAAGATCGGCCAAAGCGGCTTCGTCTTCCTCGTGGACGACCAGGGCAAGGTCATCGCGCACCCGAGCGCGCGCGACAGCCTCAAGGCCCACCCCGCCGTCGCGGGGCTGGGCGCGGAGCCCAAGAGGCAGATCATCTTCGCGGAAGCCTCGCGCAAGCGGGTCATCGCCGTCGCCGAGAAGACGAAGTACGGCTGGACGCTCGTCGCCCTGCAGGACTACGACGAAGCCTACGCGCCTCTCGCCCTGGCCAACCGCAACGCGCTGATCCTGCTCGGCATCACGGTGCTCTTCGTTCTCCTGGTCTCCTACGCGCTGGCTAGCGGGCTGACCCAGCCCATCCGGAGGCTGACGCAGATCGCCGACGGGATCAGCCGCGGCAACCTGGGCGCCCGCATCGTCGAGACCAAGCGCTCAGACGAAATCGGCAGCCTCGCCCGTGCCATCGAGCGCCTGCGGGCGAGCGTCAAGCTGGCCGTGGAGCGGCTCGGCACCCGGTAG
- a CDS encoding pyridoxamine 5'-phosphate oxidase family protein, translating into MFKDVVTSKQELRAIFGEPSERAVLKCHSSLDEHSRAFIAASPFVLLATSNAAGQCDVSPKGDAPGFVRVLDDTHLVVPDRPGNNRTDGMTNILENPHIGMLFLVPGRGDTLRVNGRASIIRDEEILARLAMHGKLPRVALGVVVEEAYLHCPKAFLRSSLWDPSTWAEPQKLPSFAQMLWDQVPTARSAASVTDYARDLDKRVRDGLY; encoded by the coding sequence ATGTTCAAGGACGTCGTGACTTCGAAGCAGGAGCTGCGCGCCATCTTCGGCGAGCCGAGCGAGCGGGCCGTCCTCAAGTGCCACTCGTCCCTCGACGAGCACTCGCGCGCGTTCATCGCGGCCTCGCCCTTCGTGCTGCTCGCGACCTCCAACGCCGCGGGGCAGTGCGACGTCTCCCCCAAGGGCGACGCGCCGGGCTTCGTGCGGGTCCTGGACGACACGCATCTGGTCGTGCCCGACCGCCCCGGCAACAACCGCACCGATGGAATGACCAACATCCTCGAGAACCCGCATATCGGGATGCTCTTCCTCGTGCCCGGGCGCGGGGACACGCTGCGCGTCAACGGAAGAGCCTCGATCATCCGCGACGAGGAGATCCTGGCGCGCCTGGCCATGCATGGCAAGCTCCCCAGGGTCGCGCTCGGCGTCGTGGTCGAGGAGGCGTATCTCCACTGTCCCAAGGCCTTCCTCCGCTCGAGCCTGTGGGACCCGTCAACCTGGGCCGAGCCGCAGAAGCTCCCGTCCTTCGCCCAGATGCTCTGGGACCAGGTGCCGACCGCGCGCAGCGCGGCGTCGGTCACCGACTACGCCCGCGACCTGGACAAACGGGTCCGCGACGGGCTGTACTGA
- a CDS encoding ABC transporter ATP-binding protein → MPALLDAEGLEASYGSTTVLHGIAFAVETGGITTILGANGAGKTTTLRAVCGMVKTAGAIRFDGQSIQGKATEDIVRLGIAHVPEGRGTFMALTVEENLRLGAYTRRDAGGLAAEFERVYGYFPVLSERRRQAAGTLSGGEQQMLAVARALMSGPRLLLLDEPSLGLAPLVTREIFRIVRTINREAGVSVLLVEQNASIALDLADHAYLIETGRVVLSGPAGELRKDENIRRAYLGY, encoded by the coding sequence ATGCCCGCCCTGCTCGACGCCGAGGGCCTAGAGGCCTCGTACGGCTCGACCACGGTCCTTCACGGCATCGCCTTCGCCGTGGAGACCGGGGGCATCACGACCATCCTGGGCGCCAATGGCGCCGGCAAGACAACGACTCTGCGGGCGGTCTGCGGCATGGTCAAGACCGCCGGCGCCATCCGCTTCGACGGGCAGTCCATCCAGGGCAAGGCGACCGAGGACATCGTCCGGCTGGGGATCGCGCACGTGCCGGAAGGCCGGGGCACCTTCATGGCGCTGACCGTGGAGGAGAACCTGCGCCTGGGTGCCTATACCCGGCGGGACGCGGGCGGCCTGGCCGCCGAGTTCGAGCGCGTCTACGGCTACTTCCCCGTGCTCTCCGAGCGCCGGCGGCAGGCGGCGGGCACGCTCTCGGGCGGCGAGCAGCAGATGCTGGCAGTGGCGCGCGCGCTCATGTCCGGCCCGCGACTCCTGCTCCTCGATGAACCTTCGCTGGGGCTGGCGCCGCTGGTCACGCGGGAGATCTTCCGGATCGTCCGCACGATCAACCGCGAGGCGGGCGTCTCCGTGCTGCTGGTCGAGCAGAACGCCTCGATCGCCCTCGACCTGGCCGACCACGCCTACCTGATCGAGACAGGGCGCGTGGTCCTGTCCGGACCGGCCGGGGAGCTCCGGAAGGACGAGAACATTCGCCGGGCGTACCTCGGCTACTGA
- a CDS encoding branched-chain amino acid ABC transporter permease, with protein sequence MAAYVAHYLVMVGIYTILAVSLNLLVGYAGIFSLAHAAVYGIGAYASALVALKLGLGFWGGLVVAAVAGACAAALVGIPSLRVAGDYYIVASFGLQVVILTVFMNWTDLTNGHAGLAGIPRPRVFGLVIDNPFKYVVLSLALAALTYAICRRLTGSAFGRTLRAVREDEIAAQATGKNVVLVKIVITTISSALGALGGSLYAHYITYINPSSFTLDESIFIMSLVILGGTERLAGPVVGAFILLAVPEALKFLAIPDTVAAPMRQILYGGLLILFMFVRPEGILGRARAKSA encoded by the coding sequence GTGGCGGCCTACGTCGCCCACTATCTCGTGATGGTGGGCATCTACACGATCCTCGCCGTCTCGCTCAACCTGCTGGTGGGCTACGCGGGCATTTTCTCGCTGGCGCACGCGGCCGTCTACGGCATCGGGGCCTACGCCTCGGCGCTCGTGGCCCTCAAGCTGGGGCTGGGCTTCTGGGGTGGGCTCGTGGTCGCCGCCGTCGCGGGCGCCTGCGCAGCGGCGCTCGTGGGCATCCCGTCGCTCCGCGTCGCGGGCGACTACTACATCGTCGCCTCGTTCGGCCTCCAGGTCGTGATCCTGACCGTGTTCATGAACTGGACCGACCTGACCAACGGACATGCGGGGCTGGCCGGCATCCCGCGGCCGCGCGTCTTCGGGCTCGTGATCGACAACCCGTTCAAGTACGTGGTCCTCTCGCTGGCGCTGGCGGCGCTGACGTACGCCATCTGCCGCCGGCTGACCGGCTCGGCCTTCGGCCGGACGCTGCGCGCCGTGCGCGAGGACGAGATCGCCGCGCAGGCCACGGGCAAAAACGTGGTGCTCGTCAAGATCGTCATCACCACCATCTCCTCGGCGCTGGGGGCGCTGGGCGGCAGCCTCTACGCGCACTACATCACCTATATCAACCCGAGCTCGTTCACCCTCGACGAGTCCATCTTCATCATGTCCCTCGTTATCCTGGGCGGCACCGAGCGTCTGGCCGGGCCTGTCGTGGGCGCTTTCATCCTGCTGGCCGTGCCGGAGGCGCTCAAGTTCCTGGCCATTCCCGACACGGTGGCGGCGCCCATGCGCCAGATCCTCTACGGCGGGCTCCTCATCCTCTTCATGTTCGTGCGCCCCGAGGGCATCCTGGGCCGCGCGCGGGCCAAGAGCGCCTGA
- the ettA gene encoding energy-dependent translational throttle protein EttA produces the protein MAHQFIFTMKDLRKIVPPKREILKGIWLSFYPGAKIGVLGANGAGKSTLLKIMAGVDQDFLGEAKPADGVRTGYLPQEPHLDAAKDVRGNVEDGVAEVRGFLTRFDEINAKLGEPLDPAEMEKVLEEQSRVQDAIEAANGWDLDRTVEIAMDALRCPPGEADVTTLSGGEVRRVALCRLLLQKPDLLLLDEPTNHLDAESVAWLERFLKDYPGTVVAITHDRYFLDNVAGWILELDRGAGIPWEGNYSSWLEQKRQRLATEEKQESARQRTLEHELEWVRMSPRARQAKSKARLQAYETLLAEGGKDRDGAAEIIIPPGPRLGDVVVQAEHLFKGYGDRLLIEDLTFSLPRGGIVGVIGANGAGKTTLFRMITGQEKPDKGELRVGETVRLAYVDQSRDSLDGKKNVWEEISGGAEQLQLGGRQMASRAYVASFNFKGADQQKKVGDLSGGERNRVHMAKLLQAGGNLLLLDEPTNDLDVDTLRALEDALLSFAGCAVVISHDRWFLDRIATHMLAFEGDSRVEWFEGNYQDYEADRKKRLGTAADQPHRLRYKPLTR, from the coding sequence ATGGCCCACCAGTTCATTTTCACGATGAAGGATCTGCGAAAGATCGTCCCGCCCAAGCGCGAGATCCTCAAGGGCATCTGGCTGTCGTTCTACCCCGGTGCCAAGATCGGCGTGCTCGGAGCCAACGGCGCGGGCAAGAGCACCTTGCTCAAGATCATGGCGGGGGTGGATCAGGATTTCCTGGGCGAGGCCAAGCCCGCCGACGGCGTGCGTACCGGCTACCTGCCTCAGGAGCCGCACCTCGACGCGGCGAAGGACGTGCGCGGCAACGTGGAAGACGGCGTGGCCGAGGTGCGTGGGTTCCTCACCCGCTTCGACGAGATCAACGCCAAGCTGGGCGAGCCCCTGGATCCCGCGGAGATGGAGAAGGTCCTCGAGGAGCAATCGCGAGTGCAGGACGCGATCGAGGCCGCGAACGGCTGGGACCTCGACCGCACGGTGGAGATCGCCATGGACGCGCTCCGCTGCCCACCGGGCGAGGCGGACGTGACGACGCTCTCGGGCGGCGAGGTCAGGCGCGTGGCGCTCTGCCGCCTCCTGCTCCAGAAGCCCGACCTGCTGCTGCTCGACGAGCCGACCAACCACCTCGACGCGGAGAGCGTCGCCTGGCTCGAGCGCTTCCTCAAGGACTACCCGGGCACGGTCGTGGCCATCACCCACGACCGCTACTTCCTCGACAACGTCGCCGGCTGGATCCTCGAGCTCGACCGCGGCGCAGGCATCCCGTGGGAAGGCAACTACTCCTCGTGGCTCGAGCAGAAGAGGCAGCGCCTGGCAACGGAGGAGAAGCAGGAATCAGCGCGCCAGCGCACGCTCGAGCACGAGCTCGAGTGGGTGCGCATGTCGCCCCGCGCGCGTCAGGCCAAGTCCAAGGCGCGGCTGCAGGCCTACGAGACCCTGCTCGCCGAGGGGGGCAAGGACCGGGACGGAGCCGCGGAGATCATCATCCCGCCGGGGCCGCGCCTGGGCGACGTGGTCGTCCAGGCCGAGCACCTCTTCAAGGGGTACGGCGACCGGCTCCTGATCGAGGATTTGACCTTCAGCCTGCCGCGCGGCGGCATCGTCGGCGTCATCGGGGCCAACGGCGCGGGCAAGACCACGCTCTTCCGCATGATCACGGGGCAGGAGAAGCCCGACAAGGGCGAGCTCCGCGTGGGAGAGACGGTGCGGCTCGCCTACGTGGACCAGAGCCGGGACTCGCTCGACGGGAAGAAGAACGTGTGGGAGGAGATCTCGGGCGGCGCCGAGCAGCTCCAGCTGGGCGGCCGGCAGATGGCCTCGCGCGCCTACGTCGCCTCCTTCAACTTCAAGGGCGCCGACCAGCAGAAGAAGGTGGGCGACCTCTCGGGCGGCGAGCGCAACCGGGTCCACATGGCGAAGCTGCTCCAGGCGGGCGGCAACCTGCTGCTCCTCGACGAGCCCACGAACGATTTGGACGTCGACACGCTCCGGGCGCTGGAAGACGCGCTCCTGTCCTTCGCGGGTTGCGCGGTCGTCATCAGCCACGACCGCTGGTTCCTCGACAGGATCGCTACGCACATGCTGGCCTTCGAGGGCGACAGCCGCGTGGAGTGGTTCGAGGGCAATTACCAGGACTACGAAGCCGACCGGAAGAAGCGCCTCGGCACCGCCGCCGACCAGCCCCACCGCCTCCGCTACAAACCTCTCACCCGTTAG